GGCTGACGTCCGTATTTTTCGGGGGAGGAACGCCGTCCCTTTTCGACCCGGGCTCTATAGAAAAGGTCGTTTCGGCCATATTCGGGAAGACGGGATCTTCGGGGGAAGGGATAGAAGTTTCGCTCGAAGTCAATCCGAAGACGGCCGACCTCGAAAAGCTGAAGGGCCTCCGGCGCGCGGGCGTGAACAGGATAAGCGTCGGAGTACAGTCCTTCACGAGGCGGAAGCTCGAATTCCTCGGGAGGATAAACGATCCCGACGATTCGGTGAGGATCCTGGAAGAAGTGCCCGCCGCCGGGTTTACGAACTATAGCTTCGATCTGATGTACGGGACGGGCGGGGAGACGATGGCGGAATGGGAGGGCGACCTTTCGCGCGCGCTTTCGTTCCCATCGGCGCACATTTCCGCCTATTGCCTCACGATAGAAAACGGGACGGAGTTCGGGAAGCTCCACAGGGCCGGAAAGCTCGTCCTGCCGCCCGAGGATTCGCTCTCGGAGTTCATAAGCTACACGACCGCCTTCCTCGAATCCGCCGGGTACGGGCAGTACGAGATCTCGAACTACGCCAGGCCCGGATACGAATGCAGGCACAACCTTCTTTACTGGAGGGGCGGGGACTATATCGGCGTCGGCGCGGGCGCTCACTCGCACCTGGGCGGCGCGGGGGAGGGCGGCTGGGGGAAAAGGTGGGCCAACGTCAGGAACCCGAGCTCGTACATAAAGGCCGTTTCCGAAGGCCGAAAGCCCGTCGATTTTTCGGAGGAGCTCGGGCGGGACGAGGCCGTGGAGGACGAGATACTGATGAGCTTCAGGCTGAGCGACGGGCTCGACATACCTGCCCTCAGGCGGAAGTACGGGGTCTCGCCCGACCTTTCGAGGATAGGCTACCTGAGCGACGACGGTTTTATAGATATCTCGGAGGACAGGCTCAAACTGACCAAAAAAGGGGCACTCCTTTCTGACGAGATAATCGTAAGGCTCGTGAGCTCGCTCGGATAAACCCGTAAAACTCACTCGCTTTTTATGAGGTGCTTTACCCCGCGCTCTTCTATGAAGTATTCGAGGCCGATCTCCTCGGCGTGCTTCATGAGCTCGTAGTATGCGGGCCGCGAAAAGCGGGCGTCGAACTTCCCGCCCTTGACCTTTATATACGGGACGTTCCTGTCGTCGATGCGGAGGTTCTCAAGGTCGAGCTTCTCTTCCGTCTCGTCGTTGAGCCTCACGTAAAAATCCCCTCCGCGAAAGTCGGCCATCCTGACGACGAATGGCGTGTCCTCGACCTTGACGTAAAGACGCCCGCTGCCCTCGTCGACGAAATACCTTCCTTCCTCGTCCCTGCCCAGGAGCTTCTGGTTGTAAAGGTACGTCAGCCTGTGACGGACCCTGATGCCGTCCTGGTACCAGTTGCCTTCCTTGTCTATCAAAAACCTGTACGTGATTTCGGGGGCCGATTCATTTGCACTCATGTTCTTCCAGTATATCGAATTTCGCCGGCCGCGTCCTATTCGCCGATTATCTTGACGACGACCCGCTTCTTCCGCATGCCGTCGAACTCGGCGTAAAAAACCCTCTGCCACGGCCCGAGGTCGAGCTCGCCGGCCGTGACGGGGAGTATCACCTGGTGGTGCATGACGAGGTTCTTGAGATGGGCGTCGCCGTTGTCCTCGCCCGTCCTGTGGTGCCTGTAGTCGTCCCTTCGCGGGGCGATGTCTTCGAGCCATTCCCATATGTCCTCGATGAGCCCGTCCTCGAGGTCGTTTACGTAAACGGCCGCCGTTATGTGCATGGCCGAGACGAGGGCGAACCCCTCTTTTATGCCGCTCTTCCCGAGTATGCTTCTTACGGTGTCGGTGATGTGCACCATCTCGCGCCTCTTTTCCGTCCTGAACCAGAGATATTCGGTATGGCTTTTCATGGCTTCCTCCCCGGACCGGTGCGGTCCGTATAAAGAGATTAGCCCGTAAGGGGCGTTATGCAAAAACCTCCGTCCCGGTGTAGTATCATCGGAAGGGGCTTTACGGAGACCGGCATGATAATAGAGCTGATAGTTATACCTATAGGAGAGGGCGTTTCGCTCTCGGAATACATCGCCGAGGTGATGAAGGTCATCGAGGCGAGCGGGCTTCCGTACGAGGCGCATTCGATGGGGACGAATATCGAATGCGGCTGGGAGGACATAACGCCGCTCGTGAAAAGGTGCCACGACGCCCTTAAGGCGAAGGGCGTCGAGCGCATAAGCACGACGGTACGCATAAGCGAGAGGACGGACAAGCCCTATACGATGGCGGGCAAGATGGAGAGCCTGTCTCGGAGGCTTAAGAGGGAGTAAAGACGGTCTTCCCCTCCCGATCCTTCTTTTCATTTCCTTCCCTTCCCCCTGGAAGGGGGAAGGCCGGGATGGGGGTAAGAAGGAGTACCTTCCCCGACCGTTCCACGTTCCTTGACTGCGCCCGGGATTTAGGGTTATTAATTCAGGGTAATGGAAGGGGACGGAAGATACTGGCTGGCCCTCGGGATCGCGACAGGGATCGGGCACTCGGTGGTTAAAATCCTGAGCGCGAGATACGGCAGCGCCGGGGAGATATTCCGCGCGCCCGAACGGGAGCTCGCGGCGATAGAAGGCGTTCCTCCGCGCTCGGTGGAGGCGATAAAGGCCTTTTCCGACTGGGAGATCGTGGACGCCGAGCTCGAAAAGCTCGCTGAATCCCGTTACGGGATCCTTCCTCTTAACGACCCCGAATACCCCTCGCAGCTTTATAACATCCATAGCCCGCCGCCCTGTCTCCTTACGCTCGGGGAGGTCCTGCCCGCGGACGACATTGCGATTGCGATAGTGGGGTCGAGGCTCCCGGACAGGTACGGCCGCACGGTGACGGAGACCCTGGCGGGGGAGCTCGCGGCCCTCGGGGTCACCGTGGTGAGCGGCATGGCGCGCGGCATAGATTCCGCAGCGCACGAGGCGGCACTTAAGAGGGGAGGGCGCACGATAGCGGTGCTGGGCTCGGGTATAGACGTCGTATACCCGCGCGAGAACGAGGAGCTCTACGAAGCCATAGCCGAAAACGGCGCCGTACTGTCCGAGTTTTTCACGGGGACGGCGCCGCTGCCGCAGAACTTCCCCAGGCGGAACAGGATAGTGAGCGGGCTTTCGCTGGGGGTGGTCGTGGTGCAGGCGTCGGAGAAGAGCGGCTCGCTCATAAGCGCCTCTTTCGCGCTGGAGCAGAACAGGGAGGTTTTCGCCGTTCCGGGCAACGTGGACAGGAAGCTCTCGAAGGGGCCCAACTATCTCATAAAAAGGGGGGCGAAGCTCGTCGAGACCGTGGACGACATACTCGGAGAAGTGGGGGCGCTGAGAGGTTTCGGCGGCAGGGCTTTGCGCGGGGCGGAATCGTTGGCCGAAGCGGAGGCGCCGCCTTCGATTACGGGGCCGGATAAGGCCGTGTACGATGCTCTCGGGCGCGATCCCGTTCACATAGACGAAATAATAAGGCTCACCGGGCTCGACACCCCGAGCGTCCTTTCGGTTCTTTTGTCGCTCGAGCTCGGGGGCTATGCCCTCCAGCATCCGGGTAAGTTTTTCAGCCGAAGGATATAGAGGCCTCGCTTACTTTAGTTTTACATCTTTTCTAACCAAAGTATGTTGACATTTTAGGACTTTGGTATTGTAATTAATATAGATATACCGAGAAACACCTGATTATGTATGCCGTTTCCCGCTTGCAGCGGGGCCCGGAAGCGCGGAACCAGAAATGTCCCAGGAAAAGAACGGTAGCGGTGAATCCGTAAGAATAGTTGTGGCCTGTCATTTCCCCCTCCTCAGGGAAGGTATATCGAAAATCCTCGAAGAGGACGCCGGTGTCGAGGTCGTGGCGAAAGTCTCGAACCTGATCGACCTTATCCAGTCCTGCGAGGAATTCGAATTCGACATACTGCTTCTGGACGTCGATCTGAGGGGCCTCAATCTCACCCGCATCCTTAACCTCATGAAGAAGAACAAGGGCGCGAAGGTTATTCTTATAATCGACAACGATTACAACGAGAATCTTCTTATAAACGCCATAAGGTCGGGCGTCAGGGGATATCTCGTCAAGGACACGGATTCGAAGCACCTCGTAAAATCCGTGAACGCCGTCTACAACGGGGAGCTCTGGGTGGAGAGAAAGCTCATGGGCAAGGTGCTCGACGGGACGGCGTATCCGACCAAGACGGTGAGGAGTAAGGGCGAGATTTACGACCTC
The Thermodesulfobacteriota bacterium genome window above contains:
- the hemW gene encoding radical SAM family heme chaperone HemW, producing MAFGVYVHIPYCVTKCPYCDFNSYGSRGRFPEEDYTEALLNELGLYEEELAGGGLTSVFFGGGTPSLFDPGSIEKVVSAIFGKTGSSGEGIEVSLEVNPKTADLEKLKGLRRAGVNRISVGVQSFTRRKLEFLGRINDPDDSVRILEEVPAAGFTNYSFDLMYGTGGETMAEWEGDLSRALSFPSAHISAYCLTIENGTEFGKLHRAGKLVLPPEDSLSEFISYTTAFLESAGYGQYEISNYARPGYECRHNLLYWRGGDYIGVGAGAHSHLGGAGEGGWGKRWANVRNPSSYIKAVSEGRKPVDFSEELGRDEAVEDEILMSFRLSDGLDIPALRRKYGVSPDLSRIGYLSDDGFIDISEDRLKLTKKGALLSDEIIVRLVSSLG
- a CDS encoding DUF1285 domain-containing protein, producing the protein MSANESAPEITYRFLIDKEGNWYQDGIRVRHRLTYLYNQKLLGRDEEGRYFVDEGSGRLYVKVEDTPFVVRMADFRGGDFYVRLNDETEEKLDLENLRIDDRNVPYIKVKGGKFDARFSRPAYYELMKHAEEIGLEYFIEERGVKHLIKSE
- a CDS encoding secondary thiamine-phosphate synthase enzyme YjbQ codes for the protein MKSHTEYLWFRTEKRREMVHITDTVRSILGKSGIKEGFALVSAMHITAAVYVNDLEDGLIEDIWEWLEDIAPRRDDYRHHRTGEDNGDAHLKNLVMHHQVILPVTAGELDLGPWQRVFYAEFDGMRKKRVVVKIIGE
- a CDS encoding MTH1187 family thiamine-binding protein; amino-acid sequence: MIIELIVIPIGEGVSLSEYIAEVMKVIEASGLPYEAHSMGTNIECGWEDITPLVKRCHDALKAKGVERISTTVRISERTDKPYTMAGKMESLSRRLKRE
- the dprA gene encoding DNA-processing protein DprA, whose amino-acid sequence is MEGDGRYWLALGIATGIGHSVVKILSARYGSAGEIFRAPERELAAIEGVPPRSVEAIKAFSDWEIVDAELEKLAESRYGILPLNDPEYPSQLYNIHSPPPCLLTLGEVLPADDIAIAIVGSRLPDRYGRTVTETLAGELAALGVTVVSGMARGIDSAAHEAALKRGGRTIAVLGSGIDVVYPRENEELYEAIAENGAVLSEFFTGTAPLPQNFPRRNRIVSGLSLGVVVVQASEKSGSLISASFALEQNREVFAVPGNVDRKLSKGPNYLIKRGAKLVETVDDILGEVGALRGFGGRALRGAESLAEAEAPPSITGPDKAVYDALGRDPVHIDEIIRLTGLDTPSVLSVLLSLELGGYALQHPGKFFSRRI
- a CDS encoding response regulator transcription factor; amino-acid sequence: MSQEKNGSGESVRIVVACHFPLLREGISKILEEDAGVEVVAKVSNLIDLIQSCEEFEFDILLLDVDLRGLNLTRILNLMKKNKGAKVILIIDNDYNENLLINAIRSGVRGYLVKDTDSKHLVKSVNAVYNGELWVERKLMGKVLDGTAYPTKTVRSKGEIYDLTETEIKIIKLVLNGYTNKDVADELYISEKTVKFHLYKVFKKLKVKNRSELILFGFRHGLVN